One part of the Odontesthes bonariensis isolate fOdoBon6 chromosome 13, fOdoBon6.hap1, whole genome shotgun sequence genome encodes these proteins:
- the LOC142397762 gene encoding protein diaphanous homolog 1-like produces the protein MKDEYDDLAEAEQFAVVMSGVKRLMPRLDAIQFKMQFEEQLSNIKPDVVSVTAACEELRKSETFSKLLQITLLVGNYMNSGSRNGKAFGFSMSYLCKLRDTKSADLKQTLLHFLADVCQEQYPDIMSFPDELVHVEKASRVSAETLQKNLELMGRHIKNLEKDLETFPPPQNDSDLFVEKMSSFVTQAYEQYEKLDLMHKNMEKQYNDLGEYFVFDPRKMSVEEFFGDLNTFKNMFQQAVKDNQKRKESEEKIKRAKLAREKAEKEKEEKRKKSQILDINAEGDETGIMDGLLEALQSGAAFRRKRGPRQAANHRRAGHAVTNILAKELMQEETPSSSKAKAKSEKEEPKQEGAESLEELLEAAHSRSN, from the exons ATGAAGGATGAATACGATGATTTGGCCGAGGCTGAGCAATTTGCAGTAGTG ATGTCCGGTGTGAAGCGGTTGATGCCCCGACTTGATGCCATCCAGTTCAAGATGCAGTTTGAGGAGCAGCTGAGCAACATCAAGCCAGATGTGGTGTCTGTGACAGCGGCCTGTGAGGAGCTCAGGAAAAGTGAGACCTTCTCCAAGCTGCTGCAGATCACCCTCCTTGTTGGGAACTATATGAATTCTGGCTCCCGCAATGGAAAGGCATTCGGCTTCTCGATGTCATACCTGTGCAAG CTGCGGGACACCAAGTCAGCTGATCTGAAGCAGACGCTGCTCCATTTTCTTGCCGATGTGTGCCAGGAGCAGTATCCCGATATCATGAGCTTTCCTGATGAGCTCGTTCACGTGGAAAAGGCCAGCAGAG tttCTGCAGAGACACTTCAGAAGAATCTGGAACTCATGGGCCGTCACATCAAGAACTTGGAGAAAGATCTGGAAACTTTCCCTCCTCCACAAAATGACAGCGACCTCTTTGTGGAAAAGATGTCTA GTTTTGTGACCCAGGCCTATGAACAGTACGAGAAGCTGGATCTGATGCACaagaacatggagaagcagtACAATGATCTGGGAGAATATTTTGTCTTTGACCCAAGGAAAATGTCTGTAGAGGAGTTCTTCGGAGACCTTAACACCTTTAAAAACAtgttccag CAAGCAGTGAAAGATAATCAGAAGAGGAAGGAGTCTGAAGAAAAGATCAAGCGGGCCAAGCTGGCAAGAGAAAAAGCAgagaaggagaaagaggagaaacGCAAGAAGAGCCAGATCCTGGACATCAACGCAG AGGGCGATGAAACCGGTATCATGGATGGCCTGCTGGAGGCGCTGCAGTCCGGTGCTGCTTTCAGGAGAAAGAGAGGACCACGGCAAGCAG CCAACCACCGACGAGCCGGTCACGCAGTGACCAACATCCTGGCCAAAGAGCTGATGCAGGAGGAGACGCCTTCGTCGAGCAAAGCGAAGGCAAAGTCGGAGAAGGAGGAGCCAAAACAGGAGGGAGCAGAGTCCTTAGAGGAGCTGCTGGAGGCTGCTCACTCTCGGTCAAATTAG